A genomic window from Archaeoglobus profundus DSM 5631 includes:
- a CDS encoding Lrp/AsnC family transcriptional regulator, whose translation MSRELSSEDLELLMELQYNFPISETPYTDLAYRLDLDPDSVISKLSNFKKIGIIKRVGANLNYKAIGFIKVACLVAFACKDNDVQRIARVINESFPDINLKHNYLRDHERYKVWFTVKGESLEKIFEEVERVAKACDVKDYLILPSKRVYKMSVKYDLYKGISWSYGVERDPETVEDRDLIDLIIRLQNIPILERPFKFEGYSETEVVDIIKEMIKKGVFRDFYGVLRERAIGFKENGMNLVRTDEPEKIARKLLKYPQITHLVERGVPENWKYPIYFMVHASEREKIEDFKREVSEELGVEILTLYSVANLKD comes from the coding sequence ATGTCAAGGGAATTGAGTTCTGAAGACTTGGAGCTTCTAATGGAGTTGCAATACAACTTCCCCATAAGCGAGACTCCATACACCGATCTGGCTTACAGACTGGATTTGGATCCAGACTCTGTAATTTCTAAACTCTCAAATTTCAAAAAGATTGGAATAATAAAGAGAGTTGGAGCTAATCTAAACTACAAGGCTATAGGATTCATAAAGGTAGCATGTCTTGTCGCTTTTGCATGCAAGGACAATGATGTTCAGAGGATTGCAAGGGTTATAAATGAAAGCTTTCCAGACATAAATCTGAAGCACAATTACCTGAGAGATCATGAAAGGTATAAGGTGTGGTTCACTGTCAAAGGAGAAAGCTTGGAGAAAATTTTTGAAGAGGTAGAGAGAGTTGCAAAGGCTTGCGATGTTAAAGATTACTTGATCTTGCCGAGTAAGAGAGTTTACAAGATGAGTGTTAAGTACGACCTTTACAAGGGCATATCTTGGAGTTACGGGGTTGAAAGAGATCCTGAGACTGTCGAAGACAGAGACCTGATAGATCTGATCATAAGATTACAGAACATACCGATACTGGAAAGACCCTTTAAGTTTGAAGGATACTCCGAAACTGAGGTTGTAGATATAATAAAAGAAATGATAAAAAAGGGAGTTTTTAGAGATTTTTACGGAGTTTTGAGGGAAAGGGCTATTGGTTTTAAAGAGAACGGTATGAATCTCGTAAGGACAGATGAACCTGAAAAAATCGCAAGAAAACTTCTGAAGTATCCACAGATAACGCACTTGGTTGAGAGAGGTGTGCCAGAAAATTGGAAGTATCCTATTTACTTCATGGTTCATGCCAGCGAAAGGGAAAAAATAGAGGATTTTAAGAGAGAAGTTTCCGAAGAATTGGGTGTCGAGATTTTAACACTTTACAGTGTCGCAAACTTGAAGGATTAA
- a CDS encoding precorrin-2 dehydrogenase/sirohydrochlorin ferrochelatase family protein produces the protein MRVPIYVEFEGKNVLVIGGGGVGTFRAKKFLNAGANVKVLSLEFSDELKELQREGKVELVKGDVRDLERLERLIEKSNLVVVALPFTDLNDTIVELAKKYKTLVNLANDAKKTEVVIPFEGEFEGIRFAVTTEGKSGIVARRVKDLFLKALEEDEDVVFFLKAMDHLKKYMKSRNIPIQLRMKLYFAVSDDEQFRKLVKEGDVESAKKWAEKLVDEYVSGKRELNVKGIEF, from the coding sequence ATGAGAGTCCCAATATACGTTGAGTTCGAGGGAAAGAACGTTCTGGTAATAGGGGGAGGAGGAGTTGGAACTTTCAGAGCAAAGAAATTTCTCAATGCTGGCGCAAACGTAAAGGTGCTGAGTCTGGAATTCAGCGATGAGCTGAAGGAGTTGCAGAGAGAAGGGAAAGTGGAACTGGTAAAAGGGGATGTTAGAGACCTTGAAAGGCTTGAGAGATTGATAGAGAAATCAAATCTGGTAGTTGTTGCATTACCTTTCACGGATCTCAACGACACAATTGTGGAGCTTGCGAAGAAGTACAAAACACTCGTAAACCTTGCTAACGATGCAAAGAAGACTGAAGTAGTCATTCCCTTCGAAGGTGAATTTGAGGGGATAAGGTTCGCAGTGACGACTGAAGGCAAGAGTGGTATAGTTGCGAGAAGGGTGAAAGATCTCTTTCTGAAAGCTCTAGAGGAGGACGAAGATGTCGTTTTCTTCCTAAAGGCTATGGATCACTTGAAGAAGTATATGAAATCTAGAAACATACCCATACAGCTTAGAATGAAACTTTATTTCGCCGTAAGTGATGACGAGCAGTTTAGAAAACTCGTTAAAGAAGGAGATGTCGAATCTGCCAAGAAATGGGCTGAAAAGCTTGTTGATGAATATGTAAGTGGGAAGAGGGAGTTAAATGTCAAGGGAATTGAGTTCTGA
- the trxA gene encoding thioredoxin translates to MDDIEEIRRKKLEKLAKKIRGDRMVGKPVKLDSTNFKKFIEENENVVVDFWAEWCGPCKLISPIIDELAKEYAGKVAFGKLNIDEDRTIAMQYGISAIPTLIFFKKGKAVSMIVGAYPKSELKRWIEKYL, encoded by the coding sequence ATGGACGATATAGAGGAGATTAGAAGAAAAAAGTTGGAAAAGTTAGCAAAAAAGATAAGGGGTGACAGGATGGTTGGGAAACCGGTAAAGTTAGATTCAACAAACTTCAAAAAGTTCATAGAGGAGAACGAGAACGTTGTTGTAGATTTTTGGGCTGAATGGTGTGGACCTTGCAAGCTCATTTCTCCAATAATAGATGAACTCGCAAAGGAGTACGCCGGTAAGGTAGCGTTTGGTAAGCTCAATATCGATGAAGACAGAACGATTGCAATGCAGTACGGAATATCTGCAATTCCAACGCTGATATTCTTTAAGAAAGGTAAGGCTGTCAGCATGATAGTCGGGGCCTATCCAAAGTCTGAACTAAAGAGATGGATTGAAAAGTATCTATGA
- the rnhB gene encoding ribonuclease HII yields the protein MYCQNGKIDGVDMIAGIDEAGKGPVIGPLVICGVLCDEETVEYLKSVGVKDSKKLDRRKREELYNIIKSLCKVKVLKISVEDLNRLMEYMSINEILKRAYVEIIRSLMPKVVYIDCPDINVERFKHEIEERTGVEVFASHKADEIYPIVSIASIVAKVERDFEIDKLKKIYGDFGSGYPSDLRTIEFLRSYLREHKSFPPIVRKRWKTLKRLTTHTLSDFFEV from the coding sequence GTGTATTGCCAAAATGGAAAAATCGATGGTGTTGATATGATTGCTGGGATAGACGAAGCTGGAAAAGGACCTGTAATAGGCCCTCTTGTAATATGCGGAGTACTGTGCGATGAAGAGACCGTAGAATACTTGAAGAGCGTAGGCGTTAAAGATTCAAAGAAGCTGGATAGGAGGAAGAGAGAGGAACTTTACAATATCATAAAATCGCTTTGCAAGGTTAAGGTATTGAAAATATCTGTCGAGGATTTGAACAGGTTAATGGAATACATGAGTATAAATGAAATCTTGAAGAGAGCTTACGTTGAAATAATAAGGTCTTTGATGCCTAAAGTTGTGTACATAGACTGTCCAGATATTAATGTGGAGAGATTTAAGCACGAAATAGAGGAGAGAACGGGAGTGGAGGTATTTGCGAGCCATAAAGCGGACGAGATATATCCAATAGTATCTATAGCTTCGATAGTCGCAAAAGTTGAAAGGGATTTTGAAATAGACAAGCTGAAGAAGATTTATGGAGACTTTGGGAGTGGATATCCATCAGATCTAAGAACCATCGAATTTTTAAGGAGTTATCTAAGGGAACACAAAAGTTTTCCACCAATCGTAAGAAAGAGATGGAAAACTCTCAAAAGATTGACAACGCACACTTTAAGCGATTTCTTTGAAGTTTAG
- a CDS encoding nicotinate phosphoribosyltransferase, with product MRFLIVEEEDIKHGLTTDKYFLWTEQVLKAKGVNPKVVAEITTSSWGIFVGINDVLKLLEGKPVDVYAMPEGCLFFPHEPVITIVGRYLDFARFETAILGFICHPSAVATEAFKFKLASGGKRILSFGTRRMHPAISAVIERSAYIGGVDGVSNVSAEKYLGIESIGTMPHALIICFGNQVEAWRAYDEVVDKSIPRVMLVDTYYDEKTEAILAVENVDRVDGVRLDTPSSRRGNMRKIVEEVRWELDIRGKRDVKIVVSGGLSLRDVMELRDLVDAFGVGTAIAGAKPIDFAMDIVEREGKFVAKRGKRGGMKQVYRIWDELRDEIKLFNEKGEGEPLIQKVMENGKILKTFNMHEARELVLKQIEIIRELGIEDRFLNE from the coding sequence ATGAGATTTCTAATAGTTGAAGAGGAGGATATAAAGCACGGGCTTACTACCGACAAGTACTTTCTATGGACGGAGCAGGTTCTAAAGGCTAAGGGAGTGAATCCAAAAGTTGTTGCAGAGATTACAACATCTAGTTGGGGAATATTTGTAGGGATCAACGACGTTCTGAAGCTCTTGGAGGGAAAGCCAGTTGATGTCTATGCGATGCCAGAGGGCTGTTTATTCTTCCCGCACGAGCCAGTGATAACGATTGTTGGAAGGTATTTGGATTTTGCGAGGTTTGAGACCGCAATTTTGGGATTCATATGCCATCCCTCAGCCGTAGCAACGGAAGCCTTCAAGTTCAAATTGGCGAGTGGTGGGAAAAGGATACTTTCCTTCGGAACTAGGAGAATGCATCCGGCCATCTCAGCAGTAATAGAGAGATCGGCATACATAGGTGGAGTTGATGGAGTCAGCAACGTTTCTGCAGAAAAGTACTTGGGAATTGAAAGTATTGGGACGATGCCCCATGCACTCATAATCTGCTTCGGAAATCAAGTTGAGGCTTGGAGAGCGTACGATGAGGTTGTGGATAAAAGTATTCCAAGAGTCATGCTCGTCGATACTTATTACGACGAGAAAACCGAAGCGATTTTGGCTGTTGAAAATGTTGATAGGGTTGACGGAGTCAGATTGGATACTCCTTCATCCAGAAGGGGAAACATGAGAAAGATTGTCGAGGAGGTCAGGTGGGAACTGGATATAAGGGGAAAGAGAGATGTGAAAATAGTCGTCAGTGGCGGATTGAGCTTGAGAGACGTTATGGAGCTGAGGGATTTAGTTGATGCTTTCGGAGTGGGAACTGCGATAGCTGGAGCAAAGCCAATAGATTTTGCCATGGACATAGTTGAAAGGGAGGGTAAGTTCGTTGCGAAGAGAGGCAAGAGGGGTGGAATGAAGCAGGTTTACAGGATTTGGGATGAGTTGAGAGATGAGATTAAGCTCTTCAACGAGAAGGGTGAAGGAGAACCGCTCATTCAGAAGGTCATGGAAAACGGAAAGATACTGAAAACGTTTAACATGCACGAGGCAAGGGAGTTGGTGCTTAAGCAAATTGAAATAATAAGGGAGCTGGGAATTGAAGATAGATTTTTAAACGAATAG
- a CDS encoding MazG nucleotide pyrophosphohydrolase domain-containing protein, which produces MRIGDFQKLIKELYYERDLKRGKEKTMLWLVEEIGELAEAVRKNDLNSIREEMADVFAWLVSLANLYDVDLESAVKEKYPGRCIKCGRIPCECDER; this is translated from the coding sequence TTGAGGATAGGAGACTTTCAGAAACTCATAAAGGAGCTCTACTACGAAAGGGATTTGAAGAGAGGAAAGGAGAAGACTATGCTCTGGTTAGTTGAAGAAATTGGTGAGTTGGCCGAAGCTGTAAGAAAAAACGATCTCAACTCAATAAGGGAAGAGATGGCAGACGTCTTCGCTTGGCTCGTTAGTTTAGCAAATCTGTATGATGTCGATTTGGAGAGTGCAGTCAAAGAAAAATATCCCGGAAGATGTATAAAATGTGGTAGAATTCCGTGCGAGTGTGATGAAAGATGA
- the hisF gene encoding imidazole glycerol phosphate synthase subunit HisF, with product MLAKRIIPCLDVTLNEKGAMVVKGVEFVNLREAGDPVELAKRYDEEGADELVFLDITASPEGRRMMIDVIERTAEQVFIPFTVGGGIRSIDDINAILSAGADKVTINTSAVKNPELVREASEIFGSQCIVIAIDCRRNFDLSKGENVVTLEDGRKAWYEVVIYGGRKPTGIDAISWAKKVEELGAGEILLTSMNRDGTKLGYDIPITRAISEAVNIPVIASGGAGKPEHFYEGFVEGKADACLAASIFHYREISIAEVKEYLAERGIPVRW from the coding sequence ATGCTTGCCAAAAGGATAATACCTTGCTTAGATGTCACACTCAACGAGAAAGGAGCTATGGTTGTTAAAGGTGTTGAGTTTGTCAATTTAAGAGAGGCTGGCGATCCTGTGGAGCTGGCCAAAAGGTACGATGAAGAGGGAGCAGATGAACTTGTTTTTCTTGATATAACCGCATCGCCAGAAGGTAGGAGGATGATGATCGATGTTATTGAAAGAACAGCTGAACAAGTATTCATACCTTTTACGGTTGGAGGAGGTATAAGGAGTATTGATGATATTAACGCTATACTTTCAGCTGGTGCCGATAAAGTTACGATAAACACATCCGCCGTTAAGAATCCAGAGCTTGTTAGAGAGGCGAGCGAAATCTTTGGTAGCCAGTGCATAGTTATAGCCATCGACTGCAGAAGGAACTTCGATTTGAGTAAAGGTGAGAACGTAGTGACACTTGAAGACGGCAGAAAAGCTTGGTATGAGGTAGTTATCTACGGTGGGAGAAAGCCAACTGGAATTGATGCTATAAGTTGGGCAAAAAAAGTTGAGGAGCTCGGGGCAGGAGAAATACTTCTAACTTCAATGAATAGAGATGGAACGAAGCTCGGTTACGACATACCCATAACGAGGGCGATAAGTGAAGCCGTAAATATTCCAGTGATAGCTTCCGGTGGTGCTGGGAAGCCGGAACACTTTTATGAGGGATTTGTTGAGGGGAAAGCTGATGCTTGTTTAGCAGCTTCGATATTCCACTACAGAGAAATTTCTATAGCGGAGGTAAAGGAGTATCTGGCAGAGAGGGGCATTCCAGTGAGGTGGTAA
- a CDS encoding HFX_2341 family transcriptional regulator domain-containing protein gives MKTVHLIPLGKRCEIILESVRMSGKPIQKAYLIVSRDGNCLKEVENALKNFIEVEVVKLSNDVYEAAIELLKIIKRELDEGNDVYINLSDAPKELCIAGLISAQISRSKVYMAITSNGKVEKVIDLKVPPIKSLGEDKIALIKALEENGGEVESINRLIEIIEGKTDDQKKYMAQRARMSYHLKGLETDGLIEMKREGKNVRIRLTPLGKAYAIMLLQ, from the coding sequence ATGAAGACGGTTCATCTGATACCCCTTGGTAAGAGATGTGAAATAATATTGGAAAGTGTGAGAATGAGCGGTAAGCCCATTCAAAAGGCTTACCTGATAGTTAGTAGGGATGGTAATTGCTTAAAGGAAGTTGAAAACGCTCTAAAGAATTTCATTGAAGTTGAAGTTGTTAAGCTCAGTAATGATGTCTACGAAGCGGCTATAGAACTACTGAAAATTATAAAGAGAGAGCTGGATGAAGGGAACGACGTCTACATTAACTTGTCAGATGCTCCTAAGGAGCTCTGCATAGCTGGGCTTATATCAGCGCAGATATCAAGGTCTAAGGTATACATGGCGATTACATCGAACGGAAAGGTTGAGAAAGTAATAGATCTGAAAGTGCCACCCATAAAGAGCTTGGGAGAAGATAAGATTGCATTGATAAAAGCTTTGGAAGAGAACGGAGGTGAAGTAGAATCCATAAACAGGCTAATAGAGATAATAGAGGGCAAGACCGATGATCAAAAGAAGTACATGGCTCAGAGAGCCAGAATGAGCTACCATCTAAAGGGATTGGAGACGGATGGATTGATAGAGATGAAACGAGAGGGCAAGAACGTTCGAATAAGGTTGACTCCTCTGGGAAAGGCCTATGCTATAATGCTTCTACAGTGA
- a CDS encoding RNase P subunit p30 family protein yields MNVDFVRFCPEIKYDYDNFVVFSENPDDLKGDFLKGYLIRADSPKELLQKLRRAKRDWFVGVVGNLKVLKYAVMRWRVDLILDFDGRELDYSLIKIAKEKDVAIEVSFSKFLRCKGFERSQLFEEVIETLKIIKKFDTPFVLTSGANDFYELRPKRQIIEFFEYLGADVERAEYWIRRLVRRYTDPNYIMDGLEIVGDDP; encoded by the coding sequence ATGAATGTGGATTTTGTCAGGTTCTGTCCAGAAATCAAATACGATTACGACAACTTTGTTGTGTTTAGCGAGAATCCAGATGATTTGAAAGGAGATTTTTTGAAGGGATACCTCATAAGAGCCGATAGCCCCAAGGAGCTTTTGCAGAAGTTGAGGAGGGCAAAGAGAGATTGGTTCGTAGGTGTTGTTGGAAATCTTAAGGTTTTAAAGTATGCTGTGATGAGGTGGAGGGTAGATTTAATACTCGACTTCGATGGTAGAGAGCTCGATTACAGTCTGATTAAAATCGCAAAGGAAAAGGATGTCGCTATAGAAGTATCCTTTTCCAAGTTTCTGAGGTGTAAGGGGTTTGAGAGATCCCAACTTTTTGAAGAAGTCATAGAAACTCTCAAAATTATAAAGAAGTTTGATACTCCTTTCGTCCTAACTTCAGGCGCGAACGACTTCTATGAATTGAGACCGAAGAGACAGATAATCGAATTCTTTGAATACCTAGGTGCAGATGTTGAAAGAGCCGAGTACTGGATAAGAAGACTGGTTAGAAGGTATACCGATCCAAACTACATAATGGATGGACTCGAAATAGTTGGTGACGATCCCTAA
- a CDS encoding RNA-binding domain-containing protein yields the protein MKIERILVSAVVYSTEDREKVAMAMATLFPFEFEIVRVPATGHFGNPIEYLEVEITKKKQIKEFWNNLIKLLGDQKEYIINTLEERIDDQGQLYIRFDKQKAYLGEIYVTDKGDAIVVKAKLVTYPAKKEKIIEFAREILEKGYK from the coding sequence GTGAAGATTGAAAGAATACTAGTTTCAGCAGTAGTTTACAGTACGGAAGATAGGGAAAAGGTTGCCATGGCAATGGCTACTTTGTTTCCGTTCGAATTTGAAATTGTAAGAGTTCCTGCAACAGGTCACTTCGGAAATCCCATAGAGTACTTAGAAGTCGAAATAACGAAGAAAAAACAGATAAAGGAGTTCTGGAACAACCTGATCAAGCTTTTGGGTGATCAGAAGGAGTACATAATAAATACGCTTGAAGAGAGAATAGATGATCAGGGACAGCTGTACATAAGGTTTGACAAGCAGAAGGCTTACCTAGGTGAAATATACGTTACGGATAAGGGAGATGCGATAGTCGTTAAAGCTAAACTAGTCACGTACCCAGCTAAGAAGGAGAAAATAATCGAATTTGCTAGAGAGATTTTGGAGAAGGGGTACAAATGA
- a CDS encoding MazG nucleotide pyrophosphohydrolase domain-containing protein, with product MDLKEVRKAIKEKYYEIDARSGELFLLAVLFEEVGELAEAVRKRDVKAIEEELTDVLFMVLSLANYFNVDIESRLVEKYIKGDPSGRWDLPE from the coding sequence ATGGACTTAAAAGAGGTGAGAAAAGCTATAAAGGAGAAGTATTACGAGATCGATGCGAGGTCTGGTGAGCTATTCTTGCTCGCTGTACTCTTTGAAGAGGTTGGCGAATTGGCTGAGGCTGTTAGAAAGAGAGATGTCAAAGCCATTGAGGAGGAATTGACAGATGTCTTATTCATGGTCCTAAGCTTGGCAAACTACTTCAACGTCGACATCGAATCAAGATTGGTCGAGAAGTACATAAAGGGTGACCCAAGCGGAAGGTGGGATCTACCGGAGTGA
- a CDS encoding DHH family phosphoesterase, which yields MEEKFSHEYIVIGCGATGFSVVKELVRKGKKVLAIDISKERVEVLRDENYDAIVGDATDESLYQDIDFSKVSIVMVLTSDTEANKRAVEIVRSISKDVFIIARSQSSKTKEELEQAGADFVVVPSEAMKTIVLEVIRKADTYRKLKLLAKVIESCRGRLGIFTHDNPDPDAISSALALKEIARYYGVEADILYYGDIMHQENRAMVNLLEIEMLKADEVDLSIYDKFAIVDCSKPGVNNSIPQNIHISIVIDHHPAEDVMADFVDIRTDVGACATILTEYLKEMRITPSRTLATALFFGIKTETNNFKKNTRTADFLAAAFLYPFVDHELIEKMEGPAISTETLDVLATAIKNRQVYSSFLISFAGYITNRDVLPQAADFLLRLEGISTVLVFGILKDKVYISARNKDVRINIGEVLKRAFGDVGSAGGHAHSGGAQIPLGIFGEVTDRDALAKLVTEAIKKRFLNALGVEVKE from the coding sequence ATGGAAGAGAAATTCAGTCACGAATACATAGTCATAGGTTGTGGTGCGACCGGGTTTAGCGTTGTCAAAGAACTCGTTAGGAAGGGAAAGAAAGTTTTGGCAATAGACATATCAAAGGAAAGGGTCGAAGTTCTCAGAGATGAAAATTACGATGCAATTGTTGGTGACGCTACCGACGAATCTCTCTATCAAGACATAGATTTTAGCAAAGTTTCGATAGTTATGGTACTGACATCCGATACCGAGGCTAACAAGAGGGCTGTTGAAATAGTGAGAAGTATAAGCAAAGATGTCTTTATAATTGCAAGATCGCAGAGTTCAAAGACTAAAGAGGAACTGGAGCAAGCTGGAGCAGATTTCGTCGTTGTTCCTAGTGAAGCTATGAAAACTATCGTCTTGGAAGTTATAAGGAAGGCTGACACCTACAGAAAGTTGAAGTTGCTGGCAAAGGTTATAGAAAGCTGTAGGGGGAGATTGGGAATATTCACACACGACAATCCGGATCCCGATGCAATTTCATCCGCTTTAGCTTTGAAGGAGATAGCGAGGTATTACGGAGTAGAGGCTGACATACTCTACTACGGAGACATAATGCATCAGGAAAACAGAGCAATGGTCAACCTTCTAGAAATAGAGATGCTTAAGGCTGACGAAGTGGATTTGAGCATTTACGATAAGTTTGCGATTGTTGATTGTTCAAAGCCGGGAGTTAACAACTCCATACCTCAAAACATCCATATAAGCATCGTAATAGATCATCACCCAGCTGAAGATGTTATGGCGGATTTCGTGGACATAAGGACTGATGTTGGTGCATGCGCAACCATTCTGACCGAATACCTCAAGGAGATGAGGATAACACCGAGCAGAACCTTGGCTACTGCTCTCTTCTTTGGAATAAAAACTGAAACAAACAACTTTAAGAAAAATACAAGAACTGCCGATTTCTTAGCCGCAGCATTCCTCTATCCGTTCGTAGATCACGAACTCATAGAGAAGATGGAGGGCCCCGCAATTTCAACAGAAACTCTTGACGTTTTGGCTACCGCTATAAAGAACAGACAAGTCTATTCGAGCTTTTTAATATCTTTCGCCGGATATATAACTAACCGTGATGTCTTGCCGCAAGCGGCAGACTTCCTTCTTAGGCTGGAAGGAATATCCACAGTTTTAGTTTTCGGAATTCTCAAGGATAAGGTCTACATATCCGCTAGAAATAAGGACGTTAGAATAAACATTGGTGAAGTTTTGAAGAGAGCCTTTGGCGATGTGGGTAGTGCTGGTGGGCATGCTCACTCTGGTGGTGCACAAATACCATTAGGAATATTTGGAGAGGTTACGGATAGAGATGCACTTGCCAAGCTCGTTACAGAGGCCATAAAGAAGAGGTTTTTAAACGCCTTGGGAGTTGAGGTAAAGGAGTAA
- a CDS encoding MoaD/ThiS family protein: MKVKIKFLGGFDKTEEEVEVEKGKRYSDLLKMLGINPETVVVVRNGKPVPVDDFVEEGEIVVMRVISGG, translated from the coding sequence ATGAAGGTTAAAATCAAATTTTTAGGTGGTTTTGACAAGACCGAGGAGGAGGTTGAGGTAGAGAAGGGGAAAAGATATTCAGACTTGCTCAAGATGTTGGGCATAAATCCCGAAACCGTTGTAGTAGTTAGAAATGGTAAGCCAGTTCCCGTAGACGACTTCGTTGAAGAAGGAGAAATCGTTGTAATGAGAGTTATATCGGGCGGTTAG